The following proteins are encoded in a genomic region of Channa argus isolate prfri chromosome 3, Channa argus male v1.0, whole genome shotgun sequence:
- the mb gene encoding myoglobin produces the protein MADFDLVLKCWGPVEGDPSRYGSLVLTRLFTKHPETQKLFPKFVNIPQADFATNAAIAAHGATVLNKLGELLKARGNHASIIKPLAISHATKHKIPVNNFKLISEVIVEIMAEKAGLDASGQQALRNVMAIVIADLEANYKELNC, from the exons ATGGCTGACTTTGACCTGGTTTTGAAGTGCTGGGGTCCAGTGGAGGGGGATCCCTCCCGCTATGGGAGCTTGGTTCTGACCCG TTTATTCACAAAGCACCCAGAAACCCAGAAGCTGTTCCCCAAGTTTGTGAACATCCCTCAGGCTGATTTTGCTACTAACGCAGCTATTGCTGCCCACGGTGCCACGGTGCTGAATAAACTTGGTGAACTGCTGAAGGCTAGAGGTAACCACGCTTCAATCATCAAACCTCTGGCTATCAGCCACGCCACCAAGCACAAGATCCCCGTCAATAACTTCAAG CTGATTTCCGAGGTCATTGTTGAAATCATGGCGGAGAAAGCCGGGCTGGATGCGAGTGGGCAGCAGGCCCTGAGGAACGTGATGGCCATTGTCATTGCTGACCTTGAGGCCAATTACAAAGAGCTCAATTGCTGA
- the pane1 gene encoding centromere protein M, giving the protein MSLLKPFSKLPALNTANILLVESEEQFQQSLADALVEETAVTVNVRLAKSLPLPKENEESRPRIDLVVFIINMTSERSFKSAEASLKYLDPGYFLGKVCFLATNVRNASVPTEYLDAVRKLAASLHCPLLFAEDQTPDGVANATERLLTILKVAAGLVPMATALYVSSLTRCSVPPDIDQPSFD; this is encoded by the exons ATGTCGTTACTGAAGCCCTTTAGTAAGCTGCCTGCTTTGAACACAGCGAACATTTTG CTGGTGGAAAGTGAGGAGCAGTTTCAGCAGAGTTTAGCAGACGCTCTGGTGGAGGAGACTGCTGTCACAGTAAATGT GCGACTAGCCAAGAGTCTCCCTTTGCCCAAGGAGAACGAGGAGAGTCGGCCAAGAATAGACCTGGTGGTGTTTATCATCAACATGACGTCAGAGCGCAG TTTCAAGTCAGCAGAAGCTTCACTGAAGTATTTGGACCCTGGATATTTCCTTGGAAAAGTCTGCTTCTTGGCCACTAATG TTCGGAACGCCTCAGTCCCCACAGAGTACCTGGACGCTGTTAGGAAGCTGGCTGCCTCACTCCACTGCCCCTTGCTGTTTGCTGAAGATCAG ACACCAGATGGTGTGGCTAATGCCACGGAAAGGCTGCTGACCATCCTGAAGGTGGCAGCCGGTCTTGTTCCCATGGCTACTGCTCTCTACGTTTCCAGTCTGACTCGATGCTCTGTGCCCCCCGACATTGACCAACCGAGCTTTGATTAA
- the zgc:158803 gene encoding LUC7 domain-containing protein isoform X2, with protein sequence MRQRIKFSDERVCKSHLLDSCPHDILSGTRMDLGECVKVHDLALRADYEIASKEQEYFFELDAAEHLQSFIADCDRRTELAKKRLAETQDEISAEVAAKAERVHELNEEIGKLLARAEQLGGEGNVDEAQQLLEKVEKTRALKKEAEDVYRNSMPASSFQQQKLRVCEVCSAYLGLHDNDRRLADHFGGKLHLGFIEIREKLEKLRKAVIDKQERMRMRRREEREREDERERQWEMEREREREKEREREWERERERERRRSRSRSGDRYRDGGSSSSHRSRRHRSSHSREDGGDRDRERERKHRHKDRHRSRSHSHRHKRKRSSRDRSSHTRETERSLSQEKWREGAVEGWRDDRAEYADWEEKERSTSPDTVRGRERERSLSCERDRRSSSEERESGEI encoded by the exons ATGCGGCAGAGAATCAAATTCTCAGATGAACGAGTCTGCAAAAGTCACCTTTTAGATTCATGTCCTCATGACATTTTGTCAGGCACA AGAATGGACCTGGGAGAGTGTGTGAAGGTCCATGATTTGGCCCTCAGAGCAGACTATGAGATTGCATCTAAGGAGCAGGAGTACTTCTTTGAACTTGAT GCAGCTGAACACCTTCAGTCTTTCATTGCGGACTGTGACCGGAGAACTGAGCTGGCCAAGAAAAGACTAGCTGAGACACAAGATGAAATCAGTGCTGAAGTAGcagcaaag GCTGAACGTGTGCATGAGCTTAACGAAGAGATTGGGAAACTGCTGGCCCGAGCAGAGCAGCTTGGGGGTGAGGGGAATGTGGATGAAGCACAGCAGCTGCTGGAAAAGGTTGAGAAGACCCGGGCCttgaaaaaagaagcagag GATGTGTACAGAAACTCAATGCCAGCTTCCAGCTTTCAACAGCAAAAACTACGGGTATGTGAGGTGTGCTCAGCCTACTTGGGTCTCCATGACAATGACCGTCGTCTGGCCGATCACTTCGGAGGCAAACTGCACCTCGGCTTCATTGAAATACGCGAGAAGCTTGAAAAGCTAAGG AAAGCAGTTATAGACAAACAAGAAAGAATGCGAATGAGAAGACGAGAGGAACGTgaaagagaagatgaaagagagagacagtgggagatggagagggaacgagagagggagaaggaacGAGAACGAGAATGGGAAAGAGAACGAGAGAGGGAGCGTAGAAG ATCAAGATCGAGAAGTGGAGATCGATACAG GGATGGAGGAAGCTCATCTTCCCATCGTTCAAGACGCCACCGCTCCTCCCATTCTAGAGAAGATGGTGGCGATCGggatagggagagagagaggaaacatCGACACAAGGATAGGCATCGCTCACGGTCTCACTCTCACAGGCACAAAAGGAAAAG GTCCTCCAGAGACAGATCATCTCACACTCGTGAGACAGAGCGCTCGTTGTCCCAGGAGAAATGGAGAGAGGGTGCAGTAGAGGGATGGCGTGATGACAGGGCTGAGTATGCAGACTGGGAGGAAAAGGAAAGATCTACTTCGCCAGACACGGTCAGGGGCAGGGAACGAGAGAGATCCTTATCATGTGAGAGGGACCGACGCTCCAGCTCGGAGGAACGAGAGTCCGGAGAGATATGA
- the zgc:158803 gene encoding LUC7 domain-containing protein isoform X1, which translates to MSAQAQMRAMLDQLMGTGRDGDSMRQRIKFSDERVCKSHLLDSCPHDILSGTRMDLGECVKVHDLALRADYEIASKEQEYFFELDAAEHLQSFIADCDRRTELAKKRLAETQDEISAEVAAKAERVHELNEEIGKLLARAEQLGGEGNVDEAQQLLEKVEKTRALKKEAEDVYRNSMPASSFQQQKLRVCEVCSAYLGLHDNDRRLADHFGGKLHLGFIEIREKLEKLRKAVIDKQERMRMRRREEREREDERERQWEMEREREREKEREREWERERERERRRSRSRSGDRYRDGGSSSSHRSRRHRSSHSREDGGDRDRERERKHRHKDRHRSRSHSHRHKRKRSSRDRSSHTRETERSLSQEKWREGAVEGWRDDRAEYADWEEKERSTSPDTVRGRERERSLSCERDRRSSSEERESGEI; encoded by the exons ATGTCGGCCCAGGCTCAGATGCGAGCGATGCTGGACCAGCTAATGGGGACAGGGAGAGACG gAGACTCCATGCGGCAGAGAATCAAATTCTCAGATGAACGAGTCTGCAAAAGTCACCTTTTAGATTCATGTCCTCATGACATTTTGTCAGGCACA AGAATGGACCTGGGAGAGTGTGTGAAGGTCCATGATTTGGCCCTCAGAGCAGACTATGAGATTGCATCTAAGGAGCAGGAGTACTTCTTTGAACTTGAT GCAGCTGAACACCTTCAGTCTTTCATTGCGGACTGTGACCGGAGAACTGAGCTGGCCAAGAAAAGACTAGCTGAGACACAAGATGAAATCAGTGCTGAAGTAGcagcaaag GCTGAACGTGTGCATGAGCTTAACGAAGAGATTGGGAAACTGCTGGCCCGAGCAGAGCAGCTTGGGGGTGAGGGGAATGTGGATGAAGCACAGCAGCTGCTGGAAAAGGTTGAGAAGACCCGGGCCttgaaaaaagaagcagag GATGTGTACAGAAACTCAATGCCAGCTTCCAGCTTTCAACAGCAAAAACTACGGGTATGTGAGGTGTGCTCAGCCTACTTGGGTCTCCATGACAATGACCGTCGTCTGGCCGATCACTTCGGAGGCAAACTGCACCTCGGCTTCATTGAAATACGCGAGAAGCTTGAAAAGCTAAGG AAAGCAGTTATAGACAAACAAGAAAGAATGCGAATGAGAAGACGAGAGGAACGTgaaagagaagatgaaagagagagacagtgggagatggagagggaacgagagagggagaaggaacGAGAACGAGAATGGGAAAGAGAACGAGAGAGGGAGCGTAGAAG ATCAAGATCGAGAAGTGGAGATCGATACAG GGATGGAGGAAGCTCATCTTCCCATCGTTCAAGACGCCACCGCTCCTCCCATTCTAGAGAAGATGGTGGCGATCGggatagggagagagagaggaaacatCGACACAAGGATAGGCATCGCTCACGGTCTCACTCTCACAGGCACAAAAGGAAAAG GTCCTCCAGAGACAGATCATCTCACACTCGTGAGACAGAGCGCTCGTTGTCCCAGGAGAAATGGAGAGAGGGTGCAGTAGAGGGATGGCGTGATGACAGGGCTGAGTATGCAGACTGGGAGGAAAAGGAAAGATCTACTTCGCCAGACACGGTCAGGGGCAGGGAACGAGAGAGATCCTTATCATGTGAGAGGGACCGACGCTCCAGCTCGGAGGAACGAGAGTCCGGAGAGATATGA
- the smdt1b gene encoding single-pass membrane protein with aspartate-rich tail 1b — MAMSLLRVPLRVFTKNGAIMSRNTISKTPIITKTTQIRTGVSTPSGAILPKPEKTPFGLIRMTVVVVPFLYVGTLISKNFAALLEEHDIFVPDDDDDDD; from the exons ATGGCGATGAGTTTACTGCGGGTACCGCTGCGAGTTTTCACAAAAAATGGGGCGATAATGAGTCGTAACACAATCTCGAAAACACCAATCATAACCAAAACGACCCAGATACGAACCGGTGTATCAACGCCATCGGGAGCAATCCTACCGAAACCGGAGAAA ACTCCATTTGGTCTCATCCGCATGACAGTAGTGGTGGTGCCTTTCCTGTATGTGGGAACTCTTATCAGCAAGAACTTTGCTGCTCTCTTAGAGGAGCATGACATCTTTGTCCCAGATGATGACGATGACGATGACTGA
- the LOC137123580 gene encoding TRIO and F-actin-binding protein-like isoform X1 has protein sequence MSRLDEHGKWKKHWFVLGDTSLRYYRDSEAEESDDLDGEIDLTSCVNVSDCNVEKNYGLQIQTKRAVFTLSAMTSRIQRKWVKLLKQAIQKNRPQSDTGSEKENPLHWRPSPCQPPAQFTCNGSEPTTSSTATTAANSHQADHHNQTVAGDLDRDLSPATQREEGEGWDREQAKRLEERNKWFEEGVSFREMGSRWDSMELKKGNVPMPVFETIDSEVSRKWAEFETLSFTDITAKSLIGAQAYQSGTLIVSQSLVSSQSHHWSPGGSEQSVNGSQIEIPSSKGALPLINGIQTSPTNTVEALKKEALSLRKQVESIRKERESPRTQVDSPCGPWAPCRGKLEAMEAGHQKALKEWQERHEKEIRELEEERDRMLQDKSETAAKAMETLRAAHREELERELEKARSLYEGAGHVDTSYREHIPHAGVLHSELDVLSDHYSQKCLELSHTEQSTESLETELGHKERELEQLKRENQGLKAKLAEEISRMRYFITGKRSDMVSHGNTERTASDVELLLRAKENEVQYLKKEISCLQNEVQSLTKEKEAAYERYKEAYVELSDMKGRSQLEMGSLNEHLRLANAALQEGARQT, from the exons ATGTCTAGACTCGATGAACATGGCAAG TGGAAGAAACACTGGTTTGTTCTTGGTGACACTTCACTGAGGTACTACAGAGACTCAGAGGCTGAGGAG TCAGATGATCTGGACGGAGAGATTGACCTGACatcctgtgtgaatgtgtcagaTTGTAATGTAGAGAAGAACTATGGACTCCAAATACAA ACAAAGAGAGCAGTGTTCACTCTATCTGCTATGACCTCCAGAATACAACGAAAGTGGGTGAAGTTACTAAAGCAGGCGATCCAAAAGAACAGGCC CCAATCAGACACCGGCAGCGAGAAAGAGAACCCCCTCCACTGGAGACCGTCACCATGCCAACCCCCTGCTCAATTCACCTGCAATGGCTCTGAACCTACCACTTCCAGCACCGCCACCACAGCTGCAAACTCCCATCAGGCTGACCACCACAACCAAACTGTAGCTGGAGATCTGGACAGAGATTTATCACCAGCCACTCAAAGAGAAGAAGGTGAAGGCTGGGACCGCGAGCAAGCCAAGCGATTGGAAGAGAGGAACAAGTGGTTTGAAGAGGGGGTCTCCTTCCGTGAGATGGGCAGCAGGTGGGATTCCATGGAGCTGAAAAAGGGAAATGTGCCCATGCCTGTTTTTGAAACAATAGACTCAGAGGTCAGCAGGAAGTGGGCAGAATTTGAGACACTGTCGTTTACGGACATAACTGCAAAGTCTCTTATTGGAGCCCAGGCTTATCAGTCAGGAACCCTCATCGTATCACAGTCTCTAGTTAGCTCCCAGTCGCATCACTGGAGCCCTGGAGGTTCTGAACAGTCTGTCAATGGTTCACAAATTGAAATACCAAGCTCAAAGGGGGCTCTTCCATTAATAAATGGCATCCAGACCAGTCCAACAAATACAGTTGAAGCACTTAAAAAGGAG GCCCTCTCTCTTCGAAAGCAAGTAGAGAGCATTAGGAAGGAACGTGAATCCCCAAGGACACAAGTGGACAGCCCATGTGGCCCCTGGGCGCCTTGTAGGGGCAAACTAGAAGCTATGGAAGCAGGCCATCAGAAAGCACTAAAGGAGTGGCAGGAGAGACATGAGAAGGAGATCAGGGAgctggaagaagagagagacaggatgCTGCAAGACAAGAGTGAGACAGCTGCTAAAG CTATGGAGACTCTGAGAGCAGCTCACAGAGAGGAGCTTGAAAGAGAATTGGAGAAGGCCCGAAGCCTGTATGAAGGAGCTGGCCATGTGGATACTTCATACAGAGAACACAT ACCCCACGCAGGCGTCTTGCACAGTGAGTTAGATGTCCTGTCCGACCACTATTCTCAGAAGTGCCTGGAGCTGAGCCATACAGAGCAAAGCACAGAGAGTCTAGAGACTGAGCTgggacacaaagagagagagctggagCAGCTTAAAAGAGAGAACCAG ggGCTTAAGGCCAAACTAGCAGAAGAGATCAGCCGTATGCGTTATTTCATCACAGGCAAAAGATCTGACATGGTATCTCATGGAAATACTGAGCGCACTGCATCAGATGTAGAG TTGCTGCtaagagcaaaagaaaatgaggtgcaatatctcaaaaaagaaatcagctgTTTGCAGAATGAAGTTCAGTCTCTCACTAAG GAGAAAGAAGCAGCTTATGAGCGTTATAAGGAGGCTTATGTAGAGCTAAGTGACATGAAGGGTCGTAGCCAGCTGGAGATGGGCTCCCTCAACGAACATTTGAGACTAGCAAATGCCGCGCTTCAAGAAGGAGCAAGACAGACCTGA
- the LOC137123580 gene encoding TRIO and F-actin-binding protein-like isoform X3 produces the protein MSRLDEHGKWKKHWFVLGDTSLRYYRDSEAEESDDLDGEIDLTSCVNVSDCNVEKNYGLQIQTKRAVFTLSAMTSRIQRKWVKLLKQAIQKNRPQSDTGSEKENPLHWRPSPCQPPAQFTCNGSEPTTSSTATTAANSHQADHHNQTVAGDLDRDLSPATQREEGEGWDREQAKRLEERNKWFEEGVSFREMGSRWDSMELKKGNVPMPVFETIDSEVSRKWAEFETLSFTDITAKSLIGAQAYQSGTLIVSQSLVSSQSHHWSPGGSEQSVNGSQIEIPSSKGALPLINGIQTSPTNTVEALKKEALSLRKQVESIRKERESPRTQVDSPCGPWAPCRGKLEAMEAGHQKALKEWQERHEKEIRELEEERDRMLQDKSETAAKAMETLRAAHREELERELEKARSLYEGAGHVDTSYREHIPHAGVLHSELDVLSDHYSQKCLELSHTEQSTESLETELGHKERELEQLKRENQLLLRAKENEVQYLKKEISCLQNEVQSLTKEKEAAYERYKEAYVELSDMKGRSQLEMGSLNEHLRLANAALQEGARQT, from the exons ATGTCTAGACTCGATGAACATGGCAAG TGGAAGAAACACTGGTTTGTTCTTGGTGACACTTCACTGAGGTACTACAGAGACTCAGAGGCTGAGGAG TCAGATGATCTGGACGGAGAGATTGACCTGACatcctgtgtgaatgtgtcagaTTGTAATGTAGAGAAGAACTATGGACTCCAAATACAA ACAAAGAGAGCAGTGTTCACTCTATCTGCTATGACCTCCAGAATACAACGAAAGTGGGTGAAGTTACTAAAGCAGGCGATCCAAAAGAACAGGCC CCAATCAGACACCGGCAGCGAGAAAGAGAACCCCCTCCACTGGAGACCGTCACCATGCCAACCCCCTGCTCAATTCACCTGCAATGGCTCTGAACCTACCACTTCCAGCACCGCCACCACAGCTGCAAACTCCCATCAGGCTGACCACCACAACCAAACTGTAGCTGGAGATCTGGACAGAGATTTATCACCAGCCACTCAAAGAGAAGAAGGTGAAGGCTGGGACCGCGAGCAAGCCAAGCGATTGGAAGAGAGGAACAAGTGGTTTGAAGAGGGGGTCTCCTTCCGTGAGATGGGCAGCAGGTGGGATTCCATGGAGCTGAAAAAGGGAAATGTGCCCATGCCTGTTTTTGAAACAATAGACTCAGAGGTCAGCAGGAAGTGGGCAGAATTTGAGACACTGTCGTTTACGGACATAACTGCAAAGTCTCTTATTGGAGCCCAGGCTTATCAGTCAGGAACCCTCATCGTATCACAGTCTCTAGTTAGCTCCCAGTCGCATCACTGGAGCCCTGGAGGTTCTGAACAGTCTGTCAATGGTTCACAAATTGAAATACCAAGCTCAAAGGGGGCTCTTCCATTAATAAATGGCATCCAGACCAGTCCAACAAATACAGTTGAAGCACTTAAAAAGGAG GCCCTCTCTCTTCGAAAGCAAGTAGAGAGCATTAGGAAGGAACGTGAATCCCCAAGGACACAAGTGGACAGCCCATGTGGCCCCTGGGCGCCTTGTAGGGGCAAACTAGAAGCTATGGAAGCAGGCCATCAGAAAGCACTAAAGGAGTGGCAGGAGAGACATGAGAAGGAGATCAGGGAgctggaagaagagagagacaggatgCTGCAAGACAAGAGTGAGACAGCTGCTAAAG CTATGGAGACTCTGAGAGCAGCTCACAGAGAGGAGCTTGAAAGAGAATTGGAGAAGGCCCGAAGCCTGTATGAAGGAGCTGGCCATGTGGATACTTCATACAGAGAACACAT ACCCCACGCAGGCGTCTTGCACAGTGAGTTAGATGTCCTGTCCGACCACTATTCTCAGAAGTGCCTGGAGCTGAGCCATACAGAGCAAAGCACAGAGAGTCTAGAGACTGAGCTgggacacaaagagagagagctggagCAGCTTAAAAGAGAGAACCAG TTGCTGCtaagagcaaaagaaaatgaggtgcaatatctcaaaaaagaaatcagctgTTTGCAGAATGAAGTTCAGTCTCTCACTAAG GAGAAAGAAGCAGCTTATGAGCGTTATAAGGAGGCTTATGTAGAGCTAAGTGACATGAAGGGTCGTAGCCAGCTGGAGATGGGCTCCCTCAACGAACATTTGAGACTAGCAAATGCCGCGCTTCAAGAAGGAGCAAGACAGACCTGA
- the LOC137123580 gene encoding TRIO and F-actin-binding protein-like isoform X2, which produces MTASAIACDKSDDLDGEIDLTSCVNVSDCNVEKNYGLQIQTKRAVFTLSAMTSRIQRKWVKLLKQAIQKNRPQSDTGSEKENPLHWRPSPCQPPAQFTCNGSEPTTSSTATTAANSHQADHHNQTVAGDLDRDLSPATQREEGEGWDREQAKRLEERNKWFEEGVSFREMGSRWDSMELKKGNVPMPVFETIDSEVSRKWAEFETLSFTDITAKSLIGAQAYQSGTLIVSQSLVSSQSHHWSPGGSEQSVNGSQIEIPSSKGALPLINGIQTSPTNTVEALKKEALSLRKQVESIRKERESPRTQVDSPCGPWAPCRGKLEAMEAGHQKALKEWQERHEKEIRELEEERDRMLQDKSETAAKAMETLRAAHREELERELEKARSLYEGAGHVDTSYREHIPHAGVLHSELDVLSDHYSQKCLELSHTEQSTESLETELGHKERELEQLKRENQGLKAKLAEEISRMRYFITGKRSDMVSHGNTERTASDVELLLRAKENEVQYLKKEISCLQNEVQSLTKEKEAAYERYKEAYVELSDMKGRSQLEMGSLNEHLRLANAALQEGARQT; this is translated from the exons ATGACAGCGAGTGCCATTGCATGTGACAAA TCAGATGATCTGGACGGAGAGATTGACCTGACatcctgtgtgaatgtgtcagaTTGTAATGTAGAGAAGAACTATGGACTCCAAATACAA ACAAAGAGAGCAGTGTTCACTCTATCTGCTATGACCTCCAGAATACAACGAAAGTGGGTGAAGTTACTAAAGCAGGCGATCCAAAAGAACAGGCC CCAATCAGACACCGGCAGCGAGAAAGAGAACCCCCTCCACTGGAGACCGTCACCATGCCAACCCCCTGCTCAATTCACCTGCAATGGCTCTGAACCTACCACTTCCAGCACCGCCACCACAGCTGCAAACTCCCATCAGGCTGACCACCACAACCAAACTGTAGCTGGAGATCTGGACAGAGATTTATCACCAGCCACTCAAAGAGAAGAAGGTGAAGGCTGGGACCGCGAGCAAGCCAAGCGATTGGAAGAGAGGAACAAGTGGTTTGAAGAGGGGGTCTCCTTCCGTGAGATGGGCAGCAGGTGGGATTCCATGGAGCTGAAAAAGGGAAATGTGCCCATGCCTGTTTTTGAAACAATAGACTCAGAGGTCAGCAGGAAGTGGGCAGAATTTGAGACACTGTCGTTTACGGACATAACTGCAAAGTCTCTTATTGGAGCCCAGGCTTATCAGTCAGGAACCCTCATCGTATCACAGTCTCTAGTTAGCTCCCAGTCGCATCACTGGAGCCCTGGAGGTTCTGAACAGTCTGTCAATGGTTCACAAATTGAAATACCAAGCTCAAAGGGGGCTCTTCCATTAATAAATGGCATCCAGACCAGTCCAACAAATACAGTTGAAGCACTTAAAAAGGAG GCCCTCTCTCTTCGAAAGCAAGTAGAGAGCATTAGGAAGGAACGTGAATCCCCAAGGACACAAGTGGACAGCCCATGTGGCCCCTGGGCGCCTTGTAGGGGCAAACTAGAAGCTATGGAAGCAGGCCATCAGAAAGCACTAAAGGAGTGGCAGGAGAGACATGAGAAGGAGATCAGGGAgctggaagaagagagagacaggatgCTGCAAGACAAGAGTGAGACAGCTGCTAAAG CTATGGAGACTCTGAGAGCAGCTCACAGAGAGGAGCTTGAAAGAGAATTGGAGAAGGCCCGAAGCCTGTATGAAGGAGCTGGCCATGTGGATACTTCATACAGAGAACACAT ACCCCACGCAGGCGTCTTGCACAGTGAGTTAGATGTCCTGTCCGACCACTATTCTCAGAAGTGCCTGGAGCTGAGCCATACAGAGCAAAGCACAGAGAGTCTAGAGACTGAGCTgggacacaaagagagagagctggagCAGCTTAAAAGAGAGAACCAG ggGCTTAAGGCCAAACTAGCAGAAGAGATCAGCCGTATGCGTTATTTCATCACAGGCAAAAGATCTGACATGGTATCTCATGGAAATACTGAGCGCACTGCATCAGATGTAGAG TTGCTGCtaagagcaaaagaaaatgaggtgcaatatctcaaaaaagaaatcagctgTTTGCAGAATGAAGTTCAGTCTCTCACTAAG GAGAAAGAAGCAGCTTATGAGCGTTATAAGGAGGCTTATGTAGAGCTAAGTGACATGAAGGGTCGTAGCCAGCTGGAGATGGGCTCCCTCAACGAACATTTGAGACTAGCAAATGCCGCGCTTCAAGAAGGAGCAAGACAGACCTGA
- the LOC137123580 gene encoding TRIO and F-actin-binding protein-like isoform X4, producing the protein MTSRIQRKWVKLLKQAIQKNRPQSDTGSEKENPLHWRPSPCQPPAQFTCNGSEPTTSSTATTAANSHQADHHNQTVAGDLDRDLSPATQREEGEGWDREQAKRLEERNKWFEEGVSFREMGSRWDSMELKKGNVPMPVFETIDSEVSRKWAEFETLSFTDITAKSLIGAQAYQSGTLIVSQSLVSSQSHHWSPGGSEQSVNGSQIEIPSSKGALPLINGIQTSPTNTVEALKKEALSLRKQVESIRKERESPRTQVDSPCGPWAPCRGKLEAMEAGHQKALKEWQERHEKEIRELEEERDRMLQDKSETAAKAMETLRAAHREELERELEKARSLYEGAGHVDTSYREHIPHAGVLHSELDVLSDHYSQKCLELSHTEQSTESLETELGHKERELEQLKRENQGLKAKLAEEISRMRYFITGKRSDMVSHGNTERTASDVELLLRAKENEVQYLKKEISCLQNEVQSLTKEKEAAYERYKEAYVELSDMKGRSQLEMGSLNEHLRLANAALQEGARQT; encoded by the exons ATGACCTCCAGAATACAACGAAAGTGGGTGAAGTTACTAAAGCAGGCGATCCAAAAGAACAGGCC CCAATCAGACACCGGCAGCGAGAAAGAGAACCCCCTCCACTGGAGACCGTCACCATGCCAACCCCCTGCTCAATTCACCTGCAATGGCTCTGAACCTACCACTTCCAGCACCGCCACCACAGCTGCAAACTCCCATCAGGCTGACCACCACAACCAAACTGTAGCTGGAGATCTGGACAGAGATTTATCACCAGCCACTCAAAGAGAAGAAGGTGAAGGCTGGGACCGCGAGCAAGCCAAGCGATTGGAAGAGAGGAACAAGTGGTTTGAAGAGGGGGTCTCCTTCCGTGAGATGGGCAGCAGGTGGGATTCCATGGAGCTGAAAAAGGGAAATGTGCCCATGCCTGTTTTTGAAACAATAGACTCAGAGGTCAGCAGGAAGTGGGCAGAATTTGAGACACTGTCGTTTACGGACATAACTGCAAAGTCTCTTATTGGAGCCCAGGCTTATCAGTCAGGAACCCTCATCGTATCACAGTCTCTAGTTAGCTCCCAGTCGCATCACTGGAGCCCTGGAGGTTCTGAACAGTCTGTCAATGGTTCACAAATTGAAATACCAAGCTCAAAGGGGGCTCTTCCATTAATAAATGGCATCCAGACCAGTCCAACAAATACAGTTGAAGCACTTAAAAAGGAG GCCCTCTCTCTTCGAAAGCAAGTAGAGAGCATTAGGAAGGAACGTGAATCCCCAAGGACACAAGTGGACAGCCCATGTGGCCCCTGGGCGCCTTGTAGGGGCAAACTAGAAGCTATGGAAGCAGGCCATCAGAAAGCACTAAAGGAGTGGCAGGAGAGACATGAGAAGGAGATCAGGGAgctggaagaagagagagacaggatgCTGCAAGACAAGAGTGAGACAGCTGCTAAAG CTATGGAGACTCTGAGAGCAGCTCACAGAGAGGAGCTTGAAAGAGAATTGGAGAAGGCCCGAAGCCTGTATGAAGGAGCTGGCCATGTGGATACTTCATACAGAGAACACAT ACCCCACGCAGGCGTCTTGCACAGTGAGTTAGATGTCCTGTCCGACCACTATTCTCAGAAGTGCCTGGAGCTGAGCCATACAGAGCAAAGCACAGAGAGTCTAGAGACTGAGCTgggacacaaagagagagagctggagCAGCTTAAAAGAGAGAACCAG ggGCTTAAGGCCAAACTAGCAGAAGAGATCAGCCGTATGCGTTATTTCATCACAGGCAAAAGATCTGACATGGTATCTCATGGAAATACTGAGCGCACTGCATCAGATGTAGAG TTGCTGCtaagagcaaaagaaaatgaggtgcaatatctcaaaaaagaaatcagctgTTTGCAGAATGAAGTTCAGTCTCTCACTAAG GAGAAAGAAGCAGCTTATGAGCGTTATAAGGAGGCTTATGTAGAGCTAAGTGACATGAAGGGTCGTAGCCAGCTGGAGATGGGCTCCCTCAACGAACATTTGAGACTAGCAAATGCCGCGCTTCAAGAAGGAGCAAGACAGACCTGA